In a single window of the Candidatus Saccharimonadales bacterium genome:
- a CDS encoding NUDIX domain-containing protein, whose amino-acid sequence MDQRPPKANPEITVDVAVFTIDDSNLKVVLVKRDQSPGKDKLSLPGGFLWQKETTAEAAERILKHKVSVSGLFMEQLYTFDNPKRDPRGHIISVAYFALAPIDKLKHLQPGVEILSIKKGVKDLAFDHDSIMTYATKRLRAKLGYSNVAYSLLPKLFTLSQLQEVYEVILGHPVDKRNFRKKILSLDIIEPTAQQLTGLRHRPARLHKFKKRSYSELEEPIF is encoded by the coding sequence ATGGATCAACGACCGCCAAAAGCGAATCCAGAAATAACTGTCGATGTGGCTGTTTTTACTATCGACGACAGCAACTTAAAAGTTGTGCTGGTTAAACGCGATCAGTCTCCTGGCAAAGACAAACTTTCTTTGCCTGGTGGTTTTTTGTGGCAAAAAGAAACTACCGCCGAAGCGGCAGAACGAATTTTAAAACACAAGGTCAGTGTTAGTGGATTGTTCATGGAACAGCTATACACGTTCGACAATCCCAAGCGCGATCCAAGAGGACATATTATAAGCGTCGCCTATTTCGCTTTAGCTCCGATTGATAAGTTAAAGCACCTGCAGCCGGGAGTTGAAATTCTGAGTATAAAAAAAGGGGTCAAAGATCTTGCTTTTGACCACGACTCTATTATGACTTACGCTACCAAAAGGTTGCGCGCCAAACTTGGCTATTCCAATGTGGCCTATTCGCTTTTACCCAAACTATTTACACTAAGCCAATTGCAAGAAGTTTACGAGGTGATTTTAGGGCACCCGGTTGACAAGCGTAACTTCAGAAAGAAAATTCTATCCTTGGATATAATTGAGCCGACCGCCCAGCAGTTAACAGGCTTGCGCCATCGCCCTGCCCGCTTGCATAAATTTAAAAAACGAAGTTACAGCGAGCTAGAAGAGCCAATTTTTTAG
- a CDS encoding nicotinamide mononucleotide transporter: MKTSKRIEEFTHNRALHISTLATFVAGNILGYLYLGGLNFVQSWGGSFAAVIATAFLVTKSQGYWFWMIVNAGLWMTLFLHQGLPMLAWLQLSILLLSIYGMARWALVSRKIIGYLGTNLDKWGVLFATVVFVASIAAYWNMPGYRLTSWWWVEFGSVATSIAAIAMDSYRYKLNWLAWTISNAFSAPLFLHGKMWGPFVTLFMYQAINVLGWFVWLNEEKNILAEEVAENA, from the coding sequence ATGAAAACGTCAAAAAGGATAGAAGAATTTACCCACAATAGGGCCTTGCATATTTCCACTCTGGCAACCTTCGTTGCGGGGAATATTCTGGGATATTTATATCTCGGTGGCCTTAATTTTGTGCAAAGTTGGGGAGGGTCGTTCGCGGCGGTGATCGCCACCGCTTTCTTGGTTACCAAATCGCAGGGTTACTGGTTTTGGATGATTGTGAATGCCGGCCTTTGGATGACATTATTCTTGCACCAGGGTCTTCCAATGTTGGCCTGGCTGCAGCTAAGCATTCTATTACTGTCTATTTATGGCATGGCCCGCTGGGCGCTAGTTTCGCGTAAAATAATCGGCTACCTGGGAACCAACTTAGATAAATGGGGAGTTTTGTTTGCGACGGTTGTCTTTGTAGCTTCGATTGCGGCTTATTGGAATATGCCGGGTTATCGACTGACAAGTTGGTGGTGGGTGGAGTTTGGCAGCGTAGCTACCTCGATAGCCGCAATAGCTATGGACTCGTATCGTTACAAACTTAACTGGTTAGCCTGGACGATTTCTAATGCTTTCTCTGCGCCGCTATTCCTGCATGGCAAAATGTGGGGACCGTTCGTAACATTGTTCATGTATCAGGCAATAAACGTCTTGGGTTGGTTTGTCTGGCTCAACGAAGAAAAGAATATTTTGGCCGAGGAGGTAGCTGAAAATGCGTAG
- a CDS encoding AAA family ATPase has translation MRRGLVFGKFMPLHRGHELLINAALSQADDVTIVVYDSKPKGDYPPMPVSKRLKWLGELYPEASAIVAVYDPHGGQPDADDEKYAQEYANGLAFLGKFDLVFTSEPGYEKFAQALGARHVIVDAARELVPISGTKIREDVYMHRGWMDPRVYGTLIQKVVFVGTESTGKSTLAKRMAEELDTVWTHEYGRELWTAQGGGTFHDHLPMAHRQYAREQAAMHQAHGFVFCDTNAWTTLQWSLMAYNAADGRLIDLVEKTKDEYVWILCAPDFGWVDDGIRELHGRKALDFHEEQIKDLDKRGIKYYQVSGSVEERVEQVKKIIKA, from the coding sequence ATGCGTAGGGGATTAGTATTCGGCAAGTTTATGCCGCTGCACCGCGGGCACGAACTATTAATCAATGCAGCGCTGTCTCAAGCAGACGATGTAACAATTGTGGTTTACGATTCTAAGCCTAAAGGCGACTATCCACCGATGCCAGTATCAAAGAGGTTGAAATGGCTGGGCGAACTCTATCCAGAAGCTAGCGCAATTGTTGCCGTGTATGATCCGCATGGTGGCCAGCCGGACGCCGACGACGAAAAGTACGCTCAAGAATATGCCAACGGTCTGGCGTTCTTGGGTAAATTCGATCTGGTTTTTACCAGCGAACCCGGCTATGAAAAATTCGCTCAGGCGCTAGGCGCGCGGCATGTAATTGTTGATGCCGCGCGCGAGCTGGTGCCAATATCCGGTACAAAAATCCGCGAAGACGTTTATATGCACCGCGGCTGGATGGATCCTAGAGTATACGGCACTCTAATTCAAAAGGTTGTGTTCGTGGGCACCGAGTCAACAGGCAAATCAACGCTGGCCAAAAGAATGGCCGAAGAACTCGATACGGTCTGGACACACGAATACGGGCGCGAGCTCTGGACGGCGCAGGGAGGTGGAACTTTTCATGATCATTTGCCTATGGCTCATCGCCAGTATGCCCGCGAACAGGCAGCTATGCATCAGGCCCACGGCTTTGTGTTTTGTGACACCAACGCCTGGACTACGCTGCAGTGGTCGCTGATGGCCTACAACGCGGCCGACGGCCGGCTAATAGATCTGGTAGAAAAAACCAAAGATGAATACGTTTGGATTCTTTGCGCGCCCGACTTTGGCTGGGTTGATGACGGCATCCGCGAACTGCATGGCAGAAAGGCCCTCGATTTTCACGAAGAACAAATAAAGGATCTCGATAAGCGAGGAATTAAATATTATCAAGTATCTGGCTCGGTAGAAGAGCGGGTAGAGCAAGTTAAAAAAATCATCAAAGCTTAA
- a CDS encoding ComEC/Rec2 family competence protein produces MRRYKRTTLITVGCLAALAGLGLARKLQFFPPEWIFIFWPALLILRRRTALGLILVVILGLGLGLWRGAAYSHKLAELKSLATHPVTIEATALTDSVYGNNSQIQFTANQIQLVEPYQKPLAGTFKISGFGVHMIYRGDRVEVSGKLYPTRGSNQATIAYAQLAEISTGHSFFADISRKFTTGMQNALPEPLASFGLGLLVGLRTIMPQDILNQLTAVSLVHIVAVSGYNLTIIVRGIARLKIRSKYQRTMLSLALIGLFVMVTGFSASIIRAALVSALSLWAAYYGRRVKPMVLISFAAALTGLMNPFYVWGDLSWYLSFLAFFGILIIAPTIQARLFSRQPKLITAVLLETLSAELMTLPLIMMSFSQLSIISLLANLLVVPLVPLAMLLAATAAFVGALLPQLAGWFAWPAVVLLTYMLDVVHILANIPSVLLHTSISVNLMLTFYVILLLSVLTMRRRARMKLSEIETVLIR; encoded by the coding sequence ATGAGGCGGTACAAAAGAACCACCTTGATAACAGTTGGCTGCCTGGCGGCGCTAGCCGGGCTGGGTCTGGCGCGCAAGCTGCAATTCTTTCCGCCGGAGTGGATTTTTATTTTTTGGCCGGCGCTACTCATTCTTCGGCGCCGTACAGCTCTCGGCCTGATTTTGGTAGTAATTTTAGGTTTAGGATTAGGACTCTGGCGCGGCGCGGCATATAGCCATAAGCTGGCCGAGCTAAAATCGCTAGCTACCCATCCGGTGACAATTGAAGCCACTGCGCTCACAGACTCTGTTTATGGCAACAATTCGCAGATACAATTTACCGCTAATCAAATTCAGCTAGTCGAACCCTATCAAAAACCACTGGCTGGCACATTTAAAATCAGCGGCTTTGGTGTGCATATGATTTATCGAGGCGATCGCGTCGAAGTTTCTGGCAAACTATATCCAACTCGTGGCTCTAATCAAGCGACCATTGCTTATGCTCAGCTGGCCGAAATTTCTACCGGGCATAGTTTCTTTGCCGATATTTCTAGAAAGTTCACAACTGGCATGCAGAACGCTTTGCCGGAACCTTTAGCTAGTTTTGGGCTTGGTCTTTTGGTGGGATTGCGAACAATAATGCCGCAGGACATTCTGAATCAATTAACTGCTGTTAGTTTAGTTCACATAGTGGCGGTTAGCGGTTACAACCTAACGATTATTGTTCGTGGTATTGCCAGGTTAAAAATCCGCTCCAAATACCAAAGAACAATGTTGTCACTGGCTTTAATCGGCCTATTTGTGATGGTGACCGGTTTCAGCGCTTCAATTATTAGGGCAGCTTTGGTAAGTGCTCTAAGCTTGTGGGCGGCCTACTATGGGCGTCGGGTTAAACCGATGGTGCTTATCAGCTTTGCGGCCGCTCTGACCGGGCTTATGAACCCATTTTATGTATGGGGCGATTTGAGCTGGTACCTGTCTTTCTTAGCCTTCTTTGGAATTTTAATAATCGCGCCAACTATTCAGGCGCGGTTGTTTAGCCGGCAGCCAAAATTAATAACAGCTGTGTTGCTAGAAACATTGAGTGCCGAGCTCATGACTCTGCCGTTAATAATGATGAGCTTTAGTCAGTTGTCGATAATATCTCTGCTCGCTAATCTGTTAGTTGTGCCGCTTGTGCCACTGGCGATGTTACTCGCGGCGACGGCTGCCTTTGTGGGCGCGTTACTACCTCAACTAGCTGGTTGGTTTGCCTGGCCGGCCGTGGTGTTGCTAACTTATATGCTCGACGTGGTGCATATTCTTGCCAATATTCCATCGGTGCTACTACATACATCTATCAGTGTGAATTTAATGCTGACATTCTACGTAATTCTTTTGCTTAGCGTATTGACTATGAGGCGTCGAGCCCGCATGAAATTATCCGAGATTGAAACTGTGCTAATAAGGTAG
- a CDS encoding YebC/PmpR family DNA-binding transcriptional regulator: MSGHSKWSTIKRQKEANDAKRGAMFTKLGNQIAVAARSGTDPATNSALAMIIDKARKSGMPNSNIERSIQRAGDKSAAAVEEIMYEGYGPGGVAIMVECATDNKNRTYPEVRLAFSKNGGNMAEPGSVAFQFSRKGVIRVKGVGDDVELAAIEAGADDVFAEEETGETVVQTAPTDLAKVRDQLKADGLEVTDAELTFVPNNTIEVSDKEVARKVMNLMNALEDLDDVSNTHTNFDIAETVEV, from the coding sequence ATGTCTGGTCACAGCAAATGGTCTACAATCAAGCGCCAAAAAGAAGCCAACGACGCTAAACGCGGCGCTATGTTCACTAAGCTCGGCAATCAAATTGCCGTGGCTGCTCGCAGTGGCACAGATCCAGCCACGAATTCGGCTTTGGCGATGATTATTGATAAAGCTCGCAAATCCGGCATGCCAAATAGCAACATCGAACGTTCCATCCAGCGTGCCGGCGATAAATCAGCTGCCGCAGTCGAAGAAATTATGTACGAAGGTTACGGCCCGGGCGGCGTAGCCATCATGGTGGAGTGTGCTACTGATAATAAAAACCGCACCTACCCGGAAGTCCGCTTGGCGTTTAGCAAAAACGGCGGCAACATGGCCGAACCCGGCAGCGTGGCTTTTCAATTTAGCCGCAAGGGCGTGATTCGCGTAAAGGGAGTCGGCGATGATGTCGAACTAGCAGCTATTGAAGCCGGCGCCGACGATGTTTTCGCGGAAGAAGAAACCGGCGAGACGGTTGTTCAGACCGCTCCGACCGATCTTGCGAAAGTTCGTGACCAGCTGAAAGCAGACGGCCTGGAAGTAACCGATGCCGAACTAACTTTTGTACCGAACAACACTATCGAAGTTTCAGATAAGGAAGTTGCCCGTAAAGTCATGAATCTCATGAACGCTCTCGAGGATCTTGACGACGTGTCTAATACTCACACCAACTTCGACATCGCCGAAACAGTAGAGGTGTAA
- the ruvC gene encoding crossover junction endodeoxyribonuclease RuvC has protein sequence MRVLGIDPGTGILGFGVIDCQKGKNILVDAGVIRTPVKEDDAVRLQTIFEELNDIIAATKPDQMSIEKLYFSQNVTTAMTVAQARGVAILAGKLAGLEIAEYTPLQIKQAITGYGKADKKQMQEMVRVQLGLKEVPKPDDCADALAAAITHASCRIK, from the coding sequence ATGAGAGTGCTTGGCATCGACCCCGGAACGGGAATCCTGGGTTTTGGCGTGATCGACTGCCAGAAAGGCAAGAATATTTTAGTTGACGCTGGCGTAATCCGTACGCCAGTCAAAGAAGACGATGCCGTGCGTCTGCAAACAATCTTCGAAGAACTAAACGATATTATTGCTGCCACTAAGCCAGACCAAATGTCGATAGAGAAGTTATATTTTTCTCAAAACGTGACTACGGCTATGACAGTCGCGCAGGCTCGCGGCGTCGCAATTCTCGCCGGCAAATTAGCAGGTCTAGAAATTGCTGAGTATACGCCGCTGCAAATCAAGCAAGCGATAACCGGCTACGGCAAAGCCGACAAAAAACAAATGCAAGAAATGGTACGCGTCCAGCTTGGCTTAAAAGAGGTGCCCAAGCCGGATGACTGTGCCGACGCCCTGGCCGCCGCCATAACCCACGCCTCGTGTAGAATTAAATAA
- the ruvA gene encoding Holliday junction branch migration protein RuvA has product MIAVLDGKVSEKLGDLVIVTCGGVGYGAFVSFEDFGSLNVGEPAKLYIYEHIRENTHDLFGFRSLETKQLFEQLLSVNGVGPKMALAILSIASSAHVRTAIAGGDTKFISQAPGVGKRVAERVVVDLKDKVGLAASEGATEFLTTSANPNDEALQGLVALGYSVQDAAEALKKVDSKLPPEQRIKEALKG; this is encoded by the coding sequence ATGATTGCAGTATTAGACGGGAAAGTATCAGAAAAGCTCGGCGACCTAGTTATCGTGACTTGCGGTGGGGTAGGTTACGGCGCATTTGTGTCGTTCGAAGACTTCGGGTCTTTAAATGTTGGCGAGCCGGCCAAACTCTACATTTACGAGCACATCCGTGAAAATACCCATGACCTATTCGGTTTCCGCTCGCTAGAGACCAAGCAGTTGTTCGAGCAACTGCTGAGCGTGAATGGAGTTGGGCCAAAAATGGCGCTGGCGATCTTATCGATCGCCTCCAGCGCGCATGTCCGCACCGCCATCGCCGGTGGCGACACCAAGTTTATTAGCCAAGCTCCAGGCGTAGGCAAGCGAGTCGCCGAACGAGTAGTAGTTGATTTAAAAGATAAAGTCGGCCTAGCTGCTAGCGAGGGCGCCACAGAATTTTTGACCACTAGCGCAAACCCTAACGATGAAGCTTTGCAGGGTTTGGTAGCCTTGGGCTACAGCGTTCAAGACGCTGCTGAAGCTCTAAAAAAAGTAGACAGTAAATTGCCTCCAGAACAAAGGATCAAAGAAGCGTTGAAAGGATAA
- a CDS encoding tRNA-dihydrouridine synthase has translation MNLTKPFFILAPMDDVTDTVFRQIVADCAKPDLFFTEFVNVDGLQSPGRPHLLPKLLLTDKEKPVIAQVWGLKPDNYYKTTQELKNMGFAGVDINMGCPAKTVVKNGACSALINNKPLAGEIIDAVREAAGSDFPVSVKTRVGFTSVDMSWPEFLLSKKLNMLSIHGRTRAEMSKVPANWELIGEIVKMRDALCPSTLIVGNGDVRNRQHGLELIEKYNLDGVMIGRGIFDDPFVFAERSPWSGWTKDQKLNLFKKHIELHVETYKNRERRFETLRKFCKVYN, from the coding sequence ATGAACTTAACCAAACCATTTTTTATATTGGCGCCGATGGATGATGTCACCGACACGGTTTTTCGCCAGATCGTGGCTGATTGTGCCAAGCCGGATTTATTTTTTACAGAATTTGTTAATGTTGATGGTTTGCAAAGCCCCGGCCGTCCGCATTTACTGCCAAAGCTTTTATTAACAGACAAAGAAAAACCAGTTATCGCTCAGGTTTGGGGTTTGAAGCCGGATAACTACTATAAGACCACCCAAGAGTTAAAGAATATGGGTTTTGCCGGGGTAGACATCAACATGGGTTGTCCGGCAAAAACAGTCGTAAAGAATGGCGCGTGCAGCGCTTTGATTAATAACAAGCCATTAGCCGGTGAGATTATTGACGCGGTCAGGGAAGCTGCCGGCAGCGACTTCCCTGTCTCGGTTAAAACGCGTGTAGGTTTTACATCAGTAGACATGAGTTGGCCAGAATTTTTATTATCAAAAAAACTTAACATGTTAAGTATTCACGGCCGCACCCGGGCTGAAATGTCTAAAGTTCCAGCCAACTGGGAGCTAATTGGCGAGATCGTAAAAATGCGTGATGCGCTCTGCCCTTCAACCTTAATTGTTGGTAACGGCGACGTGCGCAACCGCCAGCACGGTCTGGAATTAATAGAAAAATATAACTTAGACGGTGTAATGATCGGTCGGGGAATATTTGACGACCCGTTTGTATTCGCCGAACGCAGTCCGTGGAGCGGGTGGACAAAAGACCAAAAGCTAAATCTTTTCAAAAAACATATTGAGTTGCACGTAGAAACTTATAAAAACCGTGAGCGCCGATTTGAAACTCTGCGAAAATTCTGCAAAGTTTATAATTAA
- a CDS encoding septum formation initiator family protein, producing the protein MLSNYTKFLNNPKIKQLADVRNIALYVFCLIVLAITWSGVKTLQNNYELQKKISTLKQQNQVLRLQNENTALQNQYYQTNEYLDLAARQDLGLAAPGEKVLLIPKTVAMKYVDQTVAGSTQSANQSDQQSKHIQNLEAWRDFLLGRKPL; encoded by the coding sequence GTGCTTAGCAATTACACAAAATTTTTAAACAACCCCAAAATAAAGCAATTGGCGGATGTTAGGAATATCGCCCTTTACGTTTTTTGTTTAATTGTTCTAGCTATAACATGGAGCGGGGTTAAAACTCTTCAGAATAATTACGAGCTGCAAAAGAAGATATCAACACTTAAGCAGCAAAATCAGGTTTTGCGCCTCCAGAATGAAAATACAGCACTGCAAAACCAATATTACCAAACTAACGAATATTTAGATTTGGCGGCCAGGCAGGACCTGGGCTTAGCGGCTCCTGGCGAGAAGGTCTTATTAATTCCTAAGACTGTTGCCATGAAGTACGTTGATCAAACAGTCGCTGGTAGCACACAGTCAGCGAACCAAAGCGATCAGCAGTCGAAACATATTCAAAACCTGGAAGCCTGGCGGGATTTTTTACTGGGCCGCAAACCCCTATAA
- a CDS encoding RNA polymerase sigma factor, with product MSKNQESKNPSRERVIHAIEASAAAYGLYKVAKYWVRHHQDAEDVAQNAYLKALRGADRFLGGSEVDTWLHRIAINASKDELAKRKHDPLTGLNEVDEDSVLCLEDEDGALDPVFSYLLSESNERVKELLAILPEDQKKAVGLELLGFNVEETSDMTGMPAGTVKAYRHRGRKTIGKKLEEEKGQ from the coding sequence ATGAGCAAGAACCAAGAGTCTAAGAACCCCTCTCGCGAGCGAGTCATACACGCCATTGAAGCATCGGCCGCAGCCTACGGCTTGTATAAGGTTGCTAAGTATTGGGTGCGTCATCACCAAGATGCCGAAGACGTGGCTCAAAACGCCTATCTAAAAGCGCTTCGAGGCGCCGACCGGTTTCTTGGTGGCAGCGAGGTTGATACATGGCTTCATCGAATTGCTATCAATGCTTCTAAGGACGAGCTAGCCAAAAGAAAACACGATCCACTCACCGGACTTAATGAGGTAGACGAAGACTCTGTTTTATGTCTAGAAGACGAAGACGGCGCTCTGGACCCGGTATTTAGTTATTTACTCTCGGAGTCTAACGAGAGAGTTAAGGAACTGCTGGCAATTTTGCCGGAAGATCAAAAGAAAGCCGTTGGCCTGGAGCTGCTAGGCTTTAACGTCGAAGAAACCTCAGATATGACCGGCATGCCGGCAGGAACAGTTAAGGCCTATAGACACCGTGGCCGCAAAACCATCGGGAAAAAACTCGAAGAAGAAAAAGGCCAATAA
- a CDS encoding transglycosylase family protein: MKIRAFAAGLAVAAIPVITGGNAVHALNTHKHQTTKPKVTQANAVQQVTVTINSGDTLTSIANAHNTTYVRLYDANQKITDPDLIYAGDSLRIPDPSEQLADRQLPSNAPAEASSVSATPAISTHAATPYTPVSSNQSSSATAPAAASGSVWDRIAACESGDNWAINTGNGFYGGLQFTQSTWLAYGGGAYASRADLAGRDAQITVAQKVQAGQGWGAWPVCSVRAGV, from the coding sequence ATGAAAATACGAGCATTTGCAGCCGGCTTGGCCGTTGCCGCAATACCCGTAATCACAGGCGGCAATGCCGTCCATGCGCTAAACACACACAAGCATCAAACCACAAAGCCAAAAGTAACTCAGGCAAACGCCGTGCAACAAGTTACAGTTACAATCAATTCTGGCGACACTCTGACTTCGATCGCCAATGCACATAATACGACTTACGTCCGTTTATATGACGCCAATCAGAAGATAACAGACCCCGATTTAATTTATGCAGGAGACAGCTTACGCATCCCTGATCCGAGTGAGCAGCTAGCAGATCGTCAGCTGCCTTCCAATGCGCCGGCCGAAGCTTCAAGCGTTTCCGCAACTCCAGCAATCAGCACGCATGCTGCGACCCCTTATACCCCCGTTAGCTCCAATCAAAGCAGCTCCGCAACCGCTCCAGCAGCTGCCAGCGGCAGCGTTTGGGACCGGATCGCCGCTTGTGAATCTGGCGATAACTGGGCCATCAACACCGGTAACGGTTTCTATGGTGGCTTGCAGTTTACTCAAAGCACCTGGTTGGCCTATGGTGGCGGAGCCTACGCTTCCCGCGCTGACCTTGCCGGCCGTGATGCTCAGATAACCGTCGCCCAAAAGGTCCAAGCCGGTCAAGGCTGGGGCGCCTGGCCCGTCTGTTCTGTCCGCGCTGGTGTCTAG
- a CDS encoding RNA-binding protein: MYKLFVGGLPFATTDDELRDAFAAHGTVASATVVRDRETGRSKGFGFVEFENDDEGKAAQDAMNGSELGGRTISVDQARPKENR; encoded by the coding sequence ATGTACAAATTGTTTGTAGGTGGCTTGCCTTTTGCTACTACCGACGACGAACTGCGCGACGCTTTCGCTGCCCACGGCACCGTAGCTAGTGCTACCGTTGTTCGTGACCGCGAAACTGGCCGCAGCAAGGGTTTTGGCTTCGTTGAATTCGAAAACGACGACGAAGGTAAAGCTGCCCAAGACGCTATGAATGGTAGCGAATTGGGTGGTCGCACAATCTCTGTCGACCAGGCCCGCCCTAAAGAGAATCGTTAA
- a CDS encoding DUF2127 domain-containing protein, with protein sequence MQTTDQKQDIVDRAFKISLILKGLDGLLEILSGLLLLAIRPEQIQKISHHLTDSTLARSPHSFWASHVATWASNLGKGSLIFGAIYLLSHGIVKLFVVVQVWRNKSWAYPLLLIVIGLFVIYQVYYLIFKKVTAGMIALTVFDLIIIYLTFIEYRRHKARHNFADS encoded by the coding sequence ATGCAAACCACAGACCAGAAACAGGATATTGTCGATCGGGCTTTTAAAATCAGTCTGATTCTAAAAGGTCTGGACGGCTTGCTAGAAATTTTGAGCGGGCTTTTGCTTCTTGCCATAAGGCCGGAACAAATTCAAAAGATCTCACACCACTTAACCGACTCGACGTTGGCGCGCAGTCCACACTCCTTCTGGGCCAGTCATGTTGCTACTTGGGCGTCTAACTTAGGTAAGGGGTCATTGATTTTCGGAGCAATTTATTTATTGAGTCACGGTATCGTAAAACTTTTTGTAGTCGTGCAGGTCTGGCGCAATAAATCCTGGGCCTATCCGCTGCTATTGATTGTCATTGGGTTATTCGTTATATACCAGGTTTATTATTTGATTTTCAAAAAAGTCACGGCCGGCATGATTGCGCTAACTGTTTTCGATCTAATAATTATTTATCTGACGTTTATCGAATATCGCCGGCACAAAGCTCGGCACAACTTTGCCGATAGCTAG
- a CDS encoding type 1 glutamine amidotransferase domain-containing protein produces MADLSGKKVAVVAADYFEEAELTEPVKALREAGAEVEVISDKKDKIQGLKHVDPGQKVKVDKNLDEANAEDYDALVLPGGAVNADNLRMNQKARDFVTKIMDEEGKPTAVICHAPWILVSAGLARGKKLTSFFTIQDDMRNAGAEWVDEEVVIDDNLITSRNPDDLPAFNDALINALA; encoded by the coding sequence ATGGCTGATTTATCTGGCAAAAAAGTGGCTGTTGTCGCAGCTGATTACTTTGAAGAAGCAGAACTAACCGAGCCGGTCAAAGCCCTGCGCGAAGCCGGCGCAGAAGTTGAAGTAATTAGTGATAAAAAAGATAAGATTCAAGGTTTAAAGCACGTTGATCCCGGCCAAAAAGTTAAGGTCGACAAAAATCTCGATGAAGCTAATGCCGAAGACTACGATGCGCTAGTTCTTCCAGGCGGTGCGGTGAACGCCGATAACTTGCGCATGAATCAGAAAGCTCGTGATTTTGTAACCAAGATTATGGATGAGGAAGGAAAACCTACAGCGGTGATATGCCATGCTCCGTGGATATTAGTTAGCGCGGGTTTGGCTCGCGGCAAGAAGCTGACAAGCTTTTTTACGATCCAAGACGATATGCGAAATGCCGGAGCCGAATGGGTTGATGAAGAAGTTGTGATTGACGACAACTTAATTACTAGCCGCAACCCCGATGATTTGCCAGCATTTAACGATGCTCTAATTAACGCCCTGGCTTAG
- the tilS gene encoding tRNA lysidine(34) synthetase TilS, producing the protein MELSDLKPGKYVVAVSGGVDSMVLLDILASQLGAKIIVAHFNHGIRSDAQIDEELVVQTSKKHGLPIEIGRANLGPEASEAAARQVRYKFLENVKKKYGASAIITAHHQDDLIETAFINILRGTGPRGLTAISNNTGVLRPLLKVGKNEIIEYAKKNNIKWHEDSTNSDDKYLRNYLRLKVIPNLSTRQRDNLLENLSNLASNTQVKTEALQDLNGYLATKDGIIRSRLSVLSNDVASEFIAHWLRMSGFFDYDKKLINSLLAFVKTGQPSARFNLGKNIDVVLSKTTALLETNDR; encoded by the coding sequence ATGGAATTGTCCGATTTGAAACCTGGTAAATACGTTGTGGCCGTAAGCGGGGGTGTGGACTCTATGGTTCTACTCGACATTTTGGCAAGCCAACTCGGCGCAAAGATTATCGTGGCGCACTTTAATCACGGAATTCGTTCGGATGCGCAGATCGACGAAGAATTAGTTGTGCAGACTTCTAAAAAACATGGATTACCCATCGAGATTGGTAGGGCAAACTTAGGCCCCGAAGCCAGCGAAGCGGCTGCTCGCCAGGTTCGCTATAAATTTTTAGAAAACGTAAAAAAGAAATACGGCGCAAGTGCGATAATCACCGCTCATCATCAGGATGACTTGATTGAAACAGCCTTCATCAATATTTTGCGCGGCACAGGACCTAGAGGTCTAACGGCCATTAGCAATAACACTGGCGTACTCAGGCCGCTATTAAAAGTTGGTAAAAATGAAATTATCGAATATGCCAAGAAAAATAATATTAAATGGCACGAAGATTCCACCAACAGTGACGATAAATACTTGCGCAATTACTTACGTTTAAAAGTTATTCCGAATCTGAGCACTAGGCAGCGAGATAACCTGCTAGAAAACCTTAGCAATCTGGCCAGCAACACGCAGGTCAAAACCGAAGCGCTTCAAGACCTGAACGGCTACCTGGCAACCAAGGACGGGATCATCAGATCCAGGCTAAGCGTTCTTTCTAACGATGTTGCTTCGGAATTCATTGCGCACTGGCTAAGAATGTCCGGCTTTTTTGACTACGATAAAAAATTAATTAACAGCTTGCTTGCTTTTGTCAAAACCGGCCAACCGTCGGCTCGGTTTAACCTGGGGAAAAATATAGACGTAGTTTTGTCTAAAACGACCGCCTTACTAGAGACTAATGACCGCTAA